The stretch of DNA AACTTGCACGTTCATTCTCCCCTGCAACCTTAGCTCGCGGAACCCGGCTTCGAGGGCAGATACAGGGGCATGGGGACCTGTCATGATTTTTTGAGAATGCAAAACACACCAGCATGAGATTTATTAGGAAAAACACATTATATCAGTTTCTAATTGGCTCACATTAGAAATAATGAGAGGTGACAACAGGCCTGGAAGATAGACTAACAACATGTTTCCCACGATCAAATTAGCTAGATTAGGATTTCCATATGTACATACCGCCACAACATATTATAGAATTTGTAACCTCACTGGAGAACAAAGTGTTCAGTAAAAAATAACACAATCTGGCCTACATAACTTTGGAATCGTTGCACATGGTTGGAACTTGTAAGCCCGACATTCCTTATTAGCATTAAGACGAGCCAAAAGCATTGAAACCATGATGACCTAAATAGTGCATCAGGTAGAGAGCATTACCTGGACTGGCCAAATGATGACATGGTCTTCCCTTCCTTGACGCCAAATGATGGAAACCTTGTTCTTCACCAAATTCTTCCATTGGACCCTTGCGCTGCTTTTCTCTCTAGTAAATTTTATACCAGGAAATCAAAACCAGAGAGACAGAAAAATCAACAGGTCAAAAGAGAACACCTTAATAGTGATTTGTCGAGAACTGCCTCTTGCTGCCTCCACAGGATTGTTTTGCCCATCGCTGTCTCTAGATCCCTTCCTCCTAGATGCACCACTATATTGGTACACAGAGCCGCCGAACGATCAGTAAACTAAGGACCATGAATTAATATCACTTTAAAAAAATCATGTGATGCATAAAAATTGAAAATAAAATAACAACCACGTGGTAAGAACCGGTAACTCATTTTACAGGATAAATATTTGCCTAACCCTTGCTGCAGATGGTCAACACTACAACACAATGACACATAATAGTAGGTTCATACAGAAATATAAAAGGAAACTAAGATTACAACACAATCAGACAAATCTATATATTCAAGTACACTAAGATTTGACCTTTATCTAATGGCATCTATGAGTCTTTCCTTTAGAATGGTGAACCAACAATGATGGATGGATTATAGTGCTGTGGACACAAAAATTGCTAAATATAATTAATTTTAATGTGACAAAAGCAAAGCAAAGTGGTCCATGCAGGAGTTCATGCCCAGCAATCGATTCTACACCTTTTCTCTGTGCATAGCTTTATTTTCATTTCTGTATGTCTGAGATAAGTTACACCTTTTCTCATCCCTCGCTGCTCTGCTCATACCTTGATAATCTGGAAGCACCAAAGGAATAAGCACTTTGTGCATGTATAAATATAGCAGTCATCCAGGCATGGTTAAGCAATGACATGAAAGATAAATATGCCAGTCGACGCTAATAAGGTAGGCTACAATCTTCTAGGAACCACTAACTTGCAAGGCattgaaaataaaataaacaCAACGACCTCACCCCAATGATGCTAGCTTATGGAAGTCATAGCCTATCTGATAGACAATGAAAGTGATCAGAAGACCAACAACAATTTTGATTTCAGAAAAAGGGTATTTCTTAAGCAATGCTTTTATTAGAAAGATGcattcacatatatttttctAAAATCGCATGCAAATGTGTTGATCCATTCCAGGGAAATATGGAATTCATACCCAAAAAACCTAGAACATAGATGGGGACAGTCTTTAAGGCAAAGCAAGTATTTGCCTAATCAACACAGAAACTTTGCATATTCCACTTTTCTGTAGTAAACATATTTGAGAACAGTTCAAACAGGACCTACATATGTTATACATAAGTAGCCATATGGAGCTGTAAACCAAGACAGAGGCCACCCAAGGCAGAAATTCAAATAGTGACAAAGAAACATCTCGTAATCAGGAGCACTCTATGACTATTCAAAAACAGAAGGCACCTCAGGAAGCGTGTAGTCAAATTAGTCTAGCTTAAAAACTAAATAGTAAATAAGGCACCATTCGTTTTTTCCATGAAAAATAGGCATGCCATATTAGATTTCTGAAATCCTTTACTTGAAAATTCCATATGCAACTGCCCAAATTATTGATGTATAACCCTCGGCTGCATCCAGTCAACTGTTTTTAAGAGAATAGGCAAACAACAAGAAACCAAAGCAGACCCTCGCTTCTTAAAGAGCTTCAATAAACTTAAATTGCTGTCCTATTAATTAATCTATACAGATGAGACTTATTCACGGGTTTGTCCTCAAGAAAACAGCTTTAACTCTTACAAAAAAAATAGTTTGACCAGTTCTAAAAAAATTCCATTCGTATGCACATGTTTAACTCTCAAAAAATAGCTTTAACTCTCATAAAACAGGTTTAACTATCACAAAACTTATGCACGTGTTTGCCGTCAAGAAAATTTCCATTATCACCCATCCAACAGATGACTCAAGACCATAGATCACAAAACCATATCTTCACGCCATGTCCCCAACCTACATATGAGGCCTTTCTGATTAGAAACTATATGGAAACTAAACAACATTTATCTAATTGGATCTTAAATAAACATGGCTGCATGTTTGTAGATAATCTAATTGAATTTTAAGGAGGGCAACAAGACGCATGTGTGTGGCCATGACACCCATGTTGCCATGTTGTTCAGTGCAGCCAGAAGAAAAATAACAAAACTGGAAAGTAGTCGGACCTGGGGTCGTGAGGGAGGTTGAGGATGAAATCTTCCTCGCTGCACGGCAGAGAGCAGTGGGGTAAGACAATGCTAATGTTTATAGAAGATTTGAACTCTTTAAAATGCATGTATAGCCCATTTTTAGGGGATTAAACGGTACATAAAAGCAGTAAAAAAAATGGAGCCAACTCATAAATACATTTATGGGCAGAAACATATATGCCTAGATGGAACACATAAAGATAAGGAATGCATCTATCAAGTACATGGAAACCCAGATAACGGCAACATTAATAAATAGGTCCAGAAGTGATGTACAAAGCATCAACTTTGCCCTATGGGGTATCCAACTACACAGGAATGGTATTAGAATTCAGAAACAGTATGAGATGTAGCATTTAGGTCACTTACATTGCTTGTATTTGGATGTGCACAACATCAGTACGTAGAGATTTTCCCGCATAATATACTTATCAGCTAAGAATCTTGGAAAATGGAGATCCAATCCCATAACCTAGCAAATCATCAAACAAAATCAGGAAGGAAAATATAGGAGAAATCAAAGGATAATACCGTAGCTCCAGAGACATTGACCAAACCTGGAATTGTTTAACTGGCAAGCACGAAAATACCTACAGACATCACCAACACCTATCCTGGCTACTGCAGTCGGCGACACAACTTCTCTTGCGGACCAAACCAACATGTGAAACAAGAATGAAATTAGATGGAAAAGGGAGCTGAATTAGGCAGGAGGAACTCATGTGGGGAGGTGCATCCAGAAGGGACGAGGGGTGAGGTCCTGGTCCTTCTTCGATGCGGCTTAGCGGTGCGACAATGAACAATGACGGCGCCGTCCGGCACTCTCCCACCCGCTTCCGCCCGCTTGCGCCAGGCTCGCCTCGAGCCGGTCGCCGCCATGGAGCCTAAGCGACGGGAGGTAGTCCTGGGAGGAGGAGAAACGCGAAGATGGGAGGGATGGGCGCCGCGGCAGGGGTGCGGGCCAGGAGGAAGGAGGGAGGCGTGTGGCGGCTGTGATGATTGGGGAAGGGTTTGCCACCGGCGCAGGGCGCGACGTGCACTGAGACGACGCACGCCTCGCACGAGGGACCCAACGCGCGGCGCTCGCACGTCCAGTTGCCAGCCGTGCATCGGCCACGCGAACCCAGCAGCGAAGGAACACAGAGCAACTGACCACCGGCCCCGCCTCTCGACACGGCCCCAGCGTCAGTGGAGGCGCCGGATGACCCGGAGAAAAGGTGGGCGAGCGCACCGGACGATCCGGAGAAAAGACCCGTGAGTGGTTGGACCCGGCACTGCGTAGAGGTCAGCCTCGGCACGACGGCGCGGAGGAGTCAGCCACAATTCTCTCCAACCCAGCATAACGCGGAGGAGAACAACAAAGAGTCCCTTACATGTGGAACCAACGGCCATCCTGGCCCACTCATCATTGCATGCAAGGGGTAGCAGCGGGTATAGATATGTCGTTCCAGCCGATCCAGGAGGGGCGCGCTACGCTAGGCACGCACGCGGCATGCCAGGGGAGGCTGCCCGCGACCCAAAAAGAACTGACCCACCAATAGCGCAGGAGGCTGAGCCCACAGGTCATCGCCCCGATGAATTCACCGGAAGGTCAAACGAAGAACGAAAATTACCAGCGCAGATCGAACGGTAACCAATCAACGGAAGACCAGTTTGACCAACATCCCACGGACAAAAGCGATGCAAATCGAGGGACGATCGTAACGAAAATTTCCTCCATTACGAGTGTGGCCTCTATGATTATGGGTAAATCCTCCCGGATTCGGgataaaacgaggcttctgctgagctcctgaattgtacctcccttgtccatacttgtttttgcggctctctatctgctgctgcttcccttcaatcatgagagctttatctaccaactcctggtagttgttaaatgttgtcaccatcaactgcatactcatctcatcgttcagcccttccataaacttctcctgcttcgtggcatctatggccacatcatctggggcatagcgagatatcttgctaaactcatccacgtactgccccacagtacgatTTTCTTGGCGTaggttgcgaaactcatgcttcttcatgctcatagcttcAATTGAGACATGGAttgtgcggaatgcttgctgaaactgctcccaagtgacattggctatagggaaTGTGGTGTGTAATTTTCCCACCATGAGGTTGCTgttccatccaattgatgtgcggcaaagcgcaccttctcagcatctgtgcaacctgcggtggtcaactccctttcAATCATGCGTAGCCATTCATCAgcaactatcggctcggtgctactggaaaacaccggcggctacaacctcagaaaacgggctaaattgtcaactggaggtggtgcagtgggttgttgttgttgttgttgccttggttctgaactaacaactgcatcaaggcattctgctgttggatcaactgagtgagctccggtgggaagacaaatccggtataacgtctcggaggcatctgatgggtttagaggaaAGAGATTTGAATAGAATGAGATCTAGTgggaaagcactacccatatacacatgagacaaacacaatcatatcatatcactcaatcaatcaagcaagggcatacaatcgatctaactatcttTACAGTGCTcagactatactatatacatgggggaaatactacttgatcatatggtggtctactagaggTTTTGATCGGTGGGAGACTCCATGATATcagctccagcttcgtcttcacaGTCATCATCACTACTGTCGGGATCAGAGTcggtgttgttgatgatgatgtagtcttctgtagtgacccgacctcagacggtcaagtctctgtatATCTATGCCATCCTTGGATCGGTATTCTGGCACACACAGTAcgtcaatgtatatatcaaagtgcaatcacatgtataaataacgtaaaactgatatatatatatatatacctcataagtctcagcggaaacaaacaatcgggtgtggagtcccatcaacgccatcggcaggttgagtgtagaccgtaacccaaTCAACGCAACTCACTCGTCGTATaaaatcctgcaacatgatatgttgcagccgtgtaggtcagtacattgaatgtaccggcaagatcacaataagagaaaacagatgataaactatactatatgcagTATGGCTTTGTAGCTCTGTATCTGAGTTTTGTTTGCGTAAAAACTGGTTTTATTTTTCCTACATCAACGGAATATCAGGAGTCTGTACTATATAGTTTTCTAtctgacatggttccgccaaccgatgtctcatagcccaaaatcatcataagttgcccgcaattaagttatcagtccggtgttgagagttccaagatagatccaagtccagatgctcaaattgtccgtagccggggacacggctaatcaattaggttttaaccctctgcagaggtttgtacactttacccgcaagattcgatccctcaTTTTTCGTTCTCACACTTCAaggttgtaacgccccgagactgatgtgtcaggtgtcgtccagttattcgctgttgttgccttgtcattgcttgcgtgtcatgcatatcatatcatgtcatcatgtgcattgcatttgcatacatgttcgtctcatgcatccaagcatttttcccgttgtctgttttgcaatccgacgctcctatgtcacccggtgtccctttctacctcttttcgtgtgtgggtattaaacgttttcggattggaccgagacttgccatgcggccttggtttactacccgtagaccgcctgtcaagtttcgtgccatttggacttcgtttgatactccaacggttaaccgaggaaccgaaaaggcctcatgtgtgttgcagcccaacacccctccaatttggcccaaaacccacctaaaccctctccatcatctcggtcgttcgatcacgatcgcgtggccgaaaaccgcatctcatttggactctcctaactccctctacctatatatgtgatcccctcctaAAAATTTGCGGACGAAACCCTACCCTAaccttccccgccgccgccggacatttcATCCCACgtcggccggacatgtccgttcGCCCGGCCACCTCACCCGGACTTATCACAAGCCGCCACGTCAGCcggccgccgccctcgcccaaccggtcgccgccacgtggcgcccgcacgcccacatcgccgcctccaCCATGtgcggcccgcccggcccgccGCGGGCCCTCCAAGCCCATCGCGGGGCGCCGCCCACGCCGCTCGTCCCCGCCGCCCGACTCCCTCCAGCTCCGCCGTgcagctccgccgccgccgcgcatcaccggccggagctcgccgccggacAGCCCCGCGAGTTTCCGCGCCTCCTCGACcaccgcggtggccggagccgccccaccgccGCCGGATCCGGTCGGGAGAGGCCGGATATGCCTCCCCCTCGCCTCCCCGCTGCTTCTTCGACCTCGCCGGAGTCGCatcgagctcgccggagttgcctCGGTTCACGTGCCGAggaaccctagatccagatccagttgactttttccctctcccTCAATATTTTTTTGCATACTTCGTCAGCTCACAACTCTGTAACtgttgctccgattcgtgcgtgtagcatatcaaaatgttcgtctcgacgagcacatcatttcatctcattgcatcattttcatttgagctcatcttgatgcctgaaatgctgttgaagagggctatgtgatgattatgttagatctgtttcagcaaatggtcttttgtcatttttgccatgattaatgtgtgcatgctatgatcctgagctctacatgtgttttgttatatgccatgtcatatttacaggggtgtttgccatgtatttttgcgatatttgtggtgactagcacaagcttgcaaagtagcgtaatcgttgatgctgatttcagggacttagaatttctctaagtccttgtcctgatattgtttttatgtcatatgttcatgttgtttcctagtgatccatgcctcttttgaggatgatcagtaaggttgttttgttaatattgtggtgctatatccatccatgtctttgtttgcaattatggagcaccctagcttgagtcaatcgagctcttcttttactataaaatgttcctggcagattgttaacatgtttagcaattttgccgagcttgttgtagttgatccgtgcatgctatgttgttgttcttgccatgtctaccttctatgccatgtcttcttgctgggtgtatgattagattatcatgccatgctttgtagtgagtgcatcgagctcgtaaacatgcctacttgttaactgttttgcatgctccagtttttcactaagtctgaatctctttatgtttttgctatgttcacatacttgcaattgtattttctgatcccttttggctcaaggtcactaagggaattttgttaagtgcttagagtagcttcatgccatgccttgctttaccatgatatgttcctgtagcatgtagttttcatgctctaaagtttgcttcctgatgataaattccagacttgtgttaatttcattaagtctgaaacctgttaacttttgctcttttgccatgcttgtttgaacctgttattggatgaattagccgtagctcagtgttcatcttttgtcaagcattatgattggatccctgccatgtatttttttgccatgtttgagtgctgtagcatattttacttgatgcatttagatggctacttgctgattatcgcagaccggtgctatatttgttttgcttgccatttccaaaccgtgcatccgattccggtgatctttatatcgatttcgaccgaaatcacatCACCTTTCTattggcactcttggatttccaagttgaggccaggttctatcTTTCCTTGTCAAAtaatgcatatgcaccgcataccgcacCCCGCAtttcataccatgttcatgtgttgtttgtttactatgttgtgtgcctctttccggtgttgcttcttcgggttggttctgataacgtcgcgtttgtgaggacccgttcgactacgtccgtttgtcttcttcatggactcgttcttcttccttgcgggatttcaagcaagatgaccataccctcgaaatcacttctatccttgcttgctagatgctcgcttttttgctatgcctatgctgcgatacctaccactttcttatcatgcctcccatattgttaagccaagcctctaacccaccttgtcctagcaaaccgttgtttggctatgttaccgctttgctcagcccctcttatagcgttgttagttgcaggtgaagtttggagtttgttccatgttggaacatggatatttttgttgggatatcacaatatctcttatttaattaatgcatctatatacttggtaaagggtggaaggctcggccttatgcctggtgttttgttccactcttgctgccctagttttcgtcatatcggtgttatgttcccggattttgcgttccttacgcggttgggttataatgggaaccccttgacagttcgccttgaataaaactcctccagcaaggcccaacattggttttaccattcgccacctagcctttttctttcccttgggttctgtagactcaagggtcatctttattttaaccccccggggccagtgcttctctaagtgttggtccaacccagagcaccatgtggggccgtcccttggcaatttgggttacgttggctcccgtacgcttatcttatccggtgtgccttgagaacgagatatgtgcagctcctatcgggatttgtcggcacagcagGTGGTCTTGCTAGaattgttttaccattgtcgaggatgtcttgtaacctggattccgagtctgatcggattgtcttgggagaaggaatatccttcgttgaccgtgagagcttgtgatgggctaagttgggacacccctgcagggatttgaactttcgaaagccgtgcccgcggttatgggcagatgggaatttgttaatgtccggttgtagaaaacctgaagttgaccttaattaaaatacatcaaccgtgtgtgtaaccgtgatggtcacttctcggcggagtccgggaagtgaacacagtgttggagtaatgcttgacgtaggttgttctaggatcacttcttgatcatagtttctcgatcgtgctttgccgtctcttctcgctctcatttgcgtatgtta from Triticum urartu cultivar G1812 chromosome 3, Tu2.1, whole genome shotgun sequence encodes:
- the LOC125544189 gene encoding uncharacterized protein LOC125544189 isoform X1, encoding MGLDLHFPRFLADKYIMRENLYVLMLCTSKYKQSRKISSSTSLTTPDYQGMSRAARDEKRCNLSQTYRNENKAMHREKFTDRSAALCTNIVVHLGGRDLETAMGKTILWRQQEAVLDKSLLREKSSARVQWKNLVKNKVSIIWRQGREDHVIIWPVQVPMPLYLPSKPGSAS
- the LOC125544189 gene encoding uncharacterized protein LOC125544189 isoform X2, which gives rise to MGLDLHFPRFLADKYIMRENLYVLMLCTSKYKQSRKISSSTSLTTPVVHLGGRDLETAMGKTILWRQQEAVLDKSLLREKSSARVQWKNLVKNKVSIIWRQGREDHVIIWPVQVPMPLYLPSKPGSAS